From one Leptidea sinapis chromosome 22, ilLepSina1.1, whole genome shotgun sequence genomic stretch:
- the LOC126970992 gene encoding glutathione synthetase-like isoform X4 encodes MSQARLTSCLPLPLDNKVLVNVIEKAKDWALMHGVGMRDKKHFTKDAIQIAPFVLLPSPFPRTEFAKAIELQPILNELMHKVAHDEEFLESTLQNALQVDEFTAKLYDVWVKVRSEGITQLCFTAAGAR; translated from the exons ATGAGCCAAGCGCGTCTCACGTCTTGTTTACCTTTACCTTTGGATAACAAAGTTCTTGTGAATGTTATCGAAAAAGCTAAAGATTGGGCGCTTATGCATGGTGTGGGTATGAGAGACAAGAAACATTTCACTAAGGATGCTATTCAG ATAGCACCATTTGTTTTACTGCCATCTCCATTTCCTAGAACGGAATTCGCAAAAGCAATAGAGTTACAACCTATACTCAATGAACTGATGCATAAg GTCGCACACGATGAAGAATTTCTGGAAAGCACATTACAGAATGCACTCCAAGTTGACGAGTTTACGGCAAAATTATATGACGTTTGGGTAAAAGTACGTTCTGAAGGAATCACTCAG